ACTGACCCGGCTGATTCCCTCGCCGGTCGTCGTCGACATCCGCCGGGGAGCGCTGGACGACTTGTCCGCGCTCCTCGCGGACCAGCGGATCTCCAGCAACGGCAAGATCGCCGTCGCCATCAGCGGCGGCTCGGGCCTCAAGCTGCGTGACCACTTCGCCCCCGAGCTGCCCGGCGCCGACTGGTACCCGGTCGGCGGCGGCACCATCGACGAGGCCGTGAAGCTCGCCGACGCCATGCGCGGCAAGCGGTACGACGCCGTGGTCGCCCTCGGCGGCGGCAAGATCATCGACGTGACGAAGTACGCGGCGGCCCGGGTCGGGCTGCCGCTGGTGGCCATCGCCACCAACCTCTCGCACGACGGGATCTGCTCCCCGATCTCGACCCTGGACAACGACAACGGCCGGGGTTCGTACGGTGTGCCCACCCCGATCGCCCTCGTCATCGACCTGGACGTGATCAGGGACGCCCCGGTCCGTTTCGTGCGCTCCGGCATCGGCGACGCGATCTCCAACCTCTCCGCCATCGCGGACTGGGAGCTCTCGCACCAGGTGACCGGGGAGCCCGTCGACGGCCTCGCGGCCGCCATGGCGCGCAGCGCCGGTGAGGCCGTGCTCCGCCACCCCGGCGGCGTCGGCGACGACGACTTCCTGGTCACCCTCTCCGAGGGCCTGGTGATGTCCGGCATCGCCATGTCGATCAGCGGGGACAGCCGCCCCTCCTCGGGCGCCTGTCACGAGATCAGCCACGCCTTCGACCTGCTCTTCCCGGCCCGCGCCGCCAGCCACGGCGAGCAGTGCGGTCTCGGTGCGGCCTTCGCCATGCATCTGCGCGGAGCCCACGACGGCTCCGGCCGGATGGTCGAGACGCTGCGCCGGCACGGGCTTCCCGTCACGCCGGAGGAGATGGGCTTCAGCGTGGACGAGTTCGTCCGGGCGGTGTCCTTCGCCCCGCAGACCAGGCCGGGCCGCTTCACCATCCTCGAACACCTCGACCTGTCCGACGACCAGATCAGGGACGCGTACGCCGACTATGCCAAAGCCATCGGTAGCTGAGCTCCGCCCGGTCGTGCACCCCCCGGGTGTCAAGGACCGGCGCAGCGGAGAGCACTGGGGCGGTCGCCTGTACATGCGGGAGATCTCGCTCCGGATCACCCGGCAGCTCGTCGGCACCAGGATCACGCCGAACCAGCTCACGTACGTGATGACCCTCGCGGGCGTCCTCGCGGCACCGGCCCTGCTGGTGCCCGGGATCCCCGGGGCGCTGCTCGGAGCGCTCATGGTCCAGCTCTACCTGCTGCTCGACTGCGTCGACGGCGAGGTGGCCCGCTGGAAGAAGCAGTTCTCGCTGAGCGGCGTGTACCTGGACCGGGTCGGCGCCTACCTGTGCGACGCGGCGGTGCTCGTCGGCTTCGGCCTGCGCGCCGCCGATCTGTGGGGCTCGGGCCGTATCGACTGGCTCTGGGCCTTCCTCGGCACCCTGGCCGCCCTCGGCGCCATCCTGATCAAGGCCGAGACCGACCTCGTCGGTGTGGCCCGGCACCAGGGCGGTCTGCCGCCGGTCAAGGAGGCGGCCTCCGAGCCGCGCTCCTCGGGCATGGCGCTGGCCCGCCGGGCGGCCGGTGCGCTGAAGTTCCACCGGCTCGTCCTCGGGATCGAGGCCTCGCTGCTGATCGTGGTCCTGGCCATCGCGGACCAGATCAGGGGCGACCTCTTCTTCACCCGGCTCGGTGTCGCCGTCCTCGCCGGCATCGCGCTGCTCCAGACCGTGCTGCACCTCGTGTCGATCATGGTTTCGAGCAGGCTGAAGTGAGGCCGGCCGTGAGCACGCCGCTCAGGGTGGGAGCCGTCGTCATCACGATGGGCAACCGCCCCGACGACCTGCGCGCGCTGATCGACTCGGTCGCCGGGCAGGAGGGCGACCGCATCGAGGTCGTCGTCGTCGGTCAGGGCACCCCGGTCTCCGGGGTGCCCGACTGGGTGCGGACCGTCGACCTGCCGGACAACGTCGGCATCCCCGCCGGCCGGAACGTCGGCATCGAGGCCTTCGGGCCCGGCGGCACCGACGTCGACGTCCTGCTCTTCCTGGACGACGACGGGCGGCTCGCGCACACGGACACCGCCGAACTGGTGCGGCAGGCCTTCACCGCCGACCCGCGCCTCGGCATCATCACCTTCCGGATCGCCGATCCGGTGACCGGGGTCACCCAGCGCCGGCACGTGCCGAGGCTCCGCGCCTCCGACCCGACGCGCTCCTCGCGGGTGACGACCTTCCTCGGCGGCGCCAACGCCGTGCGCACCAAGGTGTTCGCCGAAGTCGGCGAACTTCCCGGCGAGTTCTTCTACGCGCACGAGGAGACCGACCTCGCCTGGCGCGCGCTCGACGCCGACTGGATGATCGACTACCGTGCGGACATGGTGCTGTTGCACCCCACGACAGCACCCTCCCGGCACGCCTCGTACCACTTCAACGTGGCCCGCAACCGAGTCTGGCTGGCACGCCGCAATCTGCCCGCGCCCCTGGTGCCGGCGTATCTCGGCGTCTGGCTCCTGCTCACCCTGGCCCGTCGGCCCTCGCTCTCCGCGCTGAAGGCATGGTTCGGCGGATTCCGTGAAGGCTGGAAGACCCCCTGCGGACCGCGTCGTCCCATGAGGTGGCGTACGGTGTGGCGGCTGACCCGGCTGGGTCGCCCCCCGGTCGTCTGACATCGTGGTACCGACGTGCCGCGCATCTTGAACACGAAAGTTTCGACTTGTGAGTGACACACAGCAGGGCGGGGCGGTCGCGACGAGCGCGCCCCCGTCCATCGACGAGGGCCTGACCCCGGCCGCGCTCGCCGAGAAGTACGGGCTGTCGGTCAGCGGCGCCCGGCCCGGACTGTTCGAGTACGTCCGCGAGCTGTGGAGCCGCCGCCACTTCATCCTGGCCTTCTCCTCGGCCAAGCTGACCGCCCAGTACAGCCAGGCGAAGCTGGGCCAGGTCTGGCAGGTGGCGACCCCGCTGCTGAACGCGCTGGTCTACTACCTGATCTTCGGGCTCATCCTGGACGCCGGGCGCGGCATGACCAAGGACGTCTACATCCCGTTCCTGGTCACCGGCATCTTCGTGTTCACCTTCACCCAGAGTTCGGTCATGGCCGGCGTCCGGGCGATCTCGGGGAACCTGGGCCTGGTCCGGGCCCTGCACTTCCCCCGGGCCACGCTGCCCATCTCGTTCTCGCTCCAGCAGCTCCAGCAGCTGCTCTTCTCGATGATCGTCCTCGTGGCGATCGCGATCGCCTTCGGCAGCTACCCCTCGGCCCGCTGGCTGCTGCTGTTCCCGGCACTGTTCCTGCAGTTCGTGTTCAACATCGGGCTGGCCATGATCATGGCCAGGATGGGCTCCAAGACGCCCGACCTCGCCCAGCTGATGCCGTTCGTGATGCGGACCTGGATGTACGCGTCCGGTGTGATGTTCTCGATCCAGACGATGCTCGCCGACAAGCCGGCCTGGATCGCCGACATCCTCATGTACAACCCGGCGGCCGTGTACATGGACCTCATCCGTTTCGCCCTCATCGAGGGCTACGGCGCGGACAACCTGCCGGCGCACGTCTGGATGACCGCGCTCGCCTGGGCCCTGGTCTTCGGCATCGGCGGCTTCATCTACTTCTGGAAGGCCGAGGAGAGGTACGGCCGTGGCTGACACCGACATCAACGCCCAGCGGTCCGACGTTCCCACCGTCATCTGCGACGACGTCCACATCGTCTACCGGGTCAACACCGGTGGCGGCGGCAAGGGCAGCGCCACGGCGGCGCTCAGCCGGATCGTCGGCCGCGGCAAGGCCGAGGTCAGCCGGGGCGTCCGCAAGGTCCACGCGGTCCGCGGCGTCACCTTCACCGCCTACCGCGGCGAGGCCATCGGCCTCATCGGCTCCAACGGCTCGGGCAAGTCCACGCTCCTGCGCGCCGTCGCCGGGCTGCTCCCCACCGAGAGCGGCAGGGTCTACACGGACGGTCAGCCCTCGCTCCTGGGCGTCAACGCGGCCCTCATGAACGACCTCACCGGTGAGCGCAACGTGATCCTGGGCGGCCTGGCCATGGGCATGAGCCGTGAGGAGGTGCGCTCGCGCTACGACGGGATCGTCGACTTCTCCGGCATCAACGAGAAGGGCGACTTCATCAGCCTGCCCATGCGCACGTACTCCTCCGGCATGGGCGCCCGCCTCCGCTTCGCCATCGCGGCCGCCAAGAACCACGACGTCCTCCTCATCGACGAGGCGCTGGCGACCGGTGACCGCAAGTTCCAGATCCGCTCCGAGGAGCGCATCCGCGAGCTCCGCAAGGAGGCCGGCACGGTCTTCCTGGTGAGCCACAGCAACAAGTCCATCCGGGACACCTGCGACCGGGTGCTCTGGCTGGAGAAGGGGCAGCTCCTCATGGACGGGCCCACGGACGAGGTCCTCAAGGCCTACGAGCGGGAGACCGCCCGCTGATCCTCCCCCGTGTCCTGGTGCCGCCCCCGCCGATTTCCGGCGGGGGCGGTTCCGTTTTCCGCGCGTCGCGCCGCCACCTGGAATGTTCATGCTGGCAACATCGGGCAGGATGAGTCCATGGCAGCGATCTCGGGGGGAAAGACCTACCACCACGGCGATCTGCGCAACGCGCTGATCTGCGCCGCCGTCGACCTCGCCACCGAGGGCGGCCCCGAAAGGGTCGTCCTGCGCGAGGCGGCCCGCCGGGTCGGCGTCTCGCCCACCGCCGCCTACCGGCACTTCGACGGACGCGGCGAACTCCTCCGCACCGTCAGGACCCACGCCCAGTGCGTGCTCGCCGACGCCATGGAACGGGCCGCGGCCCGTGAGCCCGGCGCCGACGACCCGGCCCTCGCGGCGGAGCGCCGGCTCGCCGCCCTCTGCCGGGGGTACGTCGGCTTCGCCGTCGACCAGCCGGGCCTCTACCGGGCCGCCTTCTGCGTGCCCCGCCCGGACGCAACGGCCGCGCCGATGCCGGAGCGGCAGGTGCCCGAACCCGAGGTCCGCGCCTTCACCCTGCTCCGGGACGCCTTCGAGGGCCTCACCCGGGCCGGCGCCCCGCTCCCGGCCGTCCGCCCGGCCGCGGGCGCCGCCGCGTGGTCGGCCGTGCACGGACTGTCACTTCTCCTGCTCGACGGGCCTCTTCGCCGCCTTCCCGCCCAGCGCAGGAACGCCGTCGTCGAGACCACCCTCGCCATGGTCGTCTCCGGTACGCGCGCCCTCTGACCTCCGCCGCGGGCCGAACTGCCGTGCGGTGCAGGAGGGTTGACGACTCGTACAGGTGAGCTGCCGGACGCCCGGCACCCCCGAATGGCGACGGCCGTCGTACAACGTAAGCTGGACCGGTCTGTTTCGCGGCAAGTAGGGCGATACCCCACGGCCATCGGGCCTCCGGGCGGCGGCTCTACGGGCAGGGGTCGGCGGCGTGTCCGAAATAGGATGGATTGACTCGGCAGTGTAGAACGGGAGACGTGACGGCCATGACGCAGAATCTCCAGCTCCACGAGGGTCTCGCCGTCCCTCCGTCGGGCAGTGACCTGTGACGGACACCCGGCAGGCGCGCATCGACGCCTCCTCGCGCGCCACCCTCGGCAAGGCCGCGGACGAGAACTTCCCCGTGGCTCCGTTCTTCCTGCCCCGGGCCTGGCGCGACGACCTGATGGCCGTCTACGGGTTCGCCCGCCTCGTCGACGACATCGGGGACGGCGACCTCGCCCCCGGCGGAGCCGACGCCCGCCACCTCGGGCTCGATCCGGAGACGGCACAGGACCGGCTCGCCTTCCTCGACGCCTTCGAGGCGGACCTCCGCCGCGTCTTCGACGGCACCCCCCGCCACCCCCTCCTCCAGGGCCTCCTGCCGACCGTGCGCCGTTGCGGGCTCACCCCCGAGCCGTTCCTCGGCCTGATCGCCGCCAACCGCCAGGACCAGCAGGTCAGCCGCTACGAGACGTACGACGACCTCCTCGCGTACTGCGAGCTCTCCGCCAACACCGTCGGGCGGCTCGTCCTCGCCATCACCGGCACCGACACCCCCGAGCGGATCAGGCGCTCCGACGAGATCTGCACCGCCCTCCAGATCGTCGAGCACCTCCAGGACGTCGCCGAGGACCTCGGCAACGACCGCGTCTATCTCCCCGCCGAGGACCTCAAGCGGTTCCACGTCACCGAGAGCGACCTCGCCCGGCCCACCGCCGGAGCCTCCGTCCGCGCCCTGATCGCCTTCGAGGCCGAGCGGGCCCGCGACCTCCTCCACGCCGGTGCCCCGCTCGTCGGCAGCGTCCACGGCCGGCTCCGCCTCCTCCTGGCGGGCTTCACCGCCGGGGGCCTGGCGGCACTCGACGCGATCACCGACGCCGGATACGACGTGCTGACCGGCCCACCGAAGGCCACCAAGCCGAGCCTGATGCGCCAGGCGGGAGCGGTTCTGCTCCGGGCGCGGAGAGAGGGGTGAGCGCGACCGTGGAGGCACAGCCCCAGCCGTCCGCACCGGTACAGGCCGCCTACAGCTACTGCGAGGCGGTGACCGGACAGCAGGCGCGGAACTTCGCCTACGGAATCCGGCTGCTGCCGACCGAGAAGCGCCAGGCGATGTCCGCGCTGTACGCGTTCTCCCGGCGCGTCGACGACATCGGCGACGGAACCCTCGCGCCGGAGGCCAAGCAGGATCGCCTGGAGGCCACGCGCGACCTGCTCGCCCGGGTCCGCGAGGGGAAGATCGACGAGGACGACACCGACCCGGTCGCCGTCGCCCTCGCCGACTCGGCCCGCCGTTTCCCGATCCCGCTCGGCGGCCTCGACGAGCTCATCGACGGCGTCCTCATGGACGTGCACGGCGCGACCTACGAGACCTGGGACGACCTCAAGGTCTACTGCCGCTGCGTCGCCGGGGCGATCGGCCGGATCTCCCTCGGCGTCTTCGGCACCCAGCCCGGCGCCCCGGGCGCCGACCGGGCCCCCGAGTACGCCGACACCCTCGGTCTCGCGCTCCAACTCACCAACATCCTCAGGGACGTACGCGAGGACGCCGGGAACGGACGGACCTATCTGCCCGCCGACGACCTCGCCAAGTTCGGCTGCGGCGACGGCTTCGGCAGCGACCGGCCGCCCGCCGGCGCCGACTTCGCCGGGCTCGTCCACTTCGAAGTGCGGCGCGCCCGCGCCCTGTTCGCCGAGGGCTACCGGCTGCTTCCCATGCTCGACCGGCGCAGCGGCGCCTGTGTCGCCGCCATGGCCGGCATCTACCGCCGTCTGCTCGACCGGATCGAACGCGACCCCGAGGCCGTGCTGCGCGGCCGCGTCTCGCTGCCGGGCCGGGAGAAGGCGTACGTCGCGGTGCGCGGCCTCTCCGGCCTGGACACCCGCACCGTCGCCAGGCGCTCCGTCAGGAGGCGTGCCTGATGCCTCCGTACGCCGCCGTCCCCGCCCGCCGGGCAACCCCCGGCACCGCCCCGGCGTCCCTGCCGTGGGCGGCCCGGACCATGGCGACCCCGACCGCGACGACCCGAACGGAGGCCGAGTGACCCACGAGGGAACCGGACAGCACACCCGGCAGCCGCGGGCCGTCGTCGTCGGCGGCGGGCTCGCCGGCATCACCGCAGCCCTCCAGCTCGCCGACGCCGGCGTCGGCGTGACCCTCCTGGAGGGCAGGCCCAGGCTCGGCGGCCTCGCCTTCTCCTTCCGCCGGGGCGACCTCACCGTCGACAACGGCCAGCACGTCTACCTGCGCTGCTGCACCGCCTACCGCTGGTTCCTCGACCGGGTCGACGCCGCCCGGCTCGCCCCCCTCCAGGACCGCCTCGACGTCCCCGTCCTCGACGTCGGGCACCCGCGCGGGCCGCGGCTCGGCCGGATCCGCCGCGACAACCTCCCGGTACCCCTGCACCTGGCGCGCAGCCTCGCGACCTACCCGCACCTCTCGCTCGCCGAGCGGGCCTCCGTCGGCCGGGCCGCGCTCGCCCTCAGGAAGCTCGACCCCGCCGACCCGGCGCTCGACGGCATCGACTTCGCCACCTGGCTCGGCCGGCACGGCCAGTCCCCGCGGACCGTCGCCGCCCTCTGGGACCTGGTCGGCATCCCCACCCTCAACGCCCCCGCCCCGCAGGCCTCCATGGGGCTCGCCGCGATGGTCTTCAAGACCGGACTCCTCTCCGAGCCCGGCGCCGCCGACATCGGCTGGGCCCATGTGCCGCTCGGCGAACTCCACGACACCCGGGCGGCGAAGGAGCTCGACGCCCTCGGGGTACGCACCGCGCTCCGCACCAAGGCCGAGCGGATCTCCCGTACCGAAGACGGGCGTTGGGCCGTCGAGGTGCCCGGCGAGACGCTCCTCGCGGACGCCGTCGTGCTAGCCGTACCGCAGGAGGAGACCCACGGCCTGCTGCCCGAGGGCGCCCTCGACGACCCCGACCGGCTCCTCGACATCGCGACCGCGCCCATCCTCAACCTGCACGTGATCTACGACCGCAAGGTGCTGAAGCGGCCGTTCTTCACCGCCCTCGGCTCCCCGGTGCAGTGGGTCTTCGACCGCACGGACTCCTCCGGGCTCACCGGCGGGGGCCAGTAC
This sequence is a window from Streptomyces sp. NBC_00691. Protein-coding genes within it:
- a CDS encoding ABC transporter permease; this encodes MSDTQQGGAVATSAPPSIDEGLTPAALAEKYGLSVSGARPGLFEYVRELWSRRHFILAFSSAKLTAQYSQAKLGQVWQVATPLLNALVYYLIFGLILDAGRGMTKDVYIPFLVTGIFVFTFTQSSVMAGVRAISGNLGLVRALHFPRATLPISFSLQQLQQLLFSMIVLVAIAIAFGSYPSARWLLLFPALFLQFVFNIGLAMIMARMGSKTPDLAQLMPFVMRTWMYASGVMFSIQTMLADKPAWIADILMYNPAAVYMDLIRFALIEGYGADNLPAHVWMTALAWALVFGIGGFIYFWKAEERYGRG
- the hpnC gene encoding squalene synthase HpnC, with product MTDTRQARIDASSRATLGKAADENFPVAPFFLPRAWRDDLMAVYGFARLVDDIGDGDLAPGGADARHLGLDPETAQDRLAFLDAFEADLRRVFDGTPRHPLLQGLLPTVRRCGLTPEPFLGLIAANRQDQQVSRYETYDDLLAYCELSANTVGRLVLAITGTDTPERIRRSDEICTALQIVEHLQDVAEDLGNDRVYLPAEDLKRFHVTESDLARPTAGASVRALIAFEAERARDLLHAGAPLVGSVHGRLRLLLAGFTAGGLAALDAITDAGYDVLTGPPKATKPSLMRQAGAVLLRARREG
- a CDS encoding TetR/AcrR family transcriptional regulator; this translates as MAAISGGKTYHHGDLRNALICAAVDLATEGGPERVVLREAARRVGVSPTAAYRHFDGRGELLRTVRTHAQCVLADAMERAAAREPGADDPALAAERRLAALCRGYVGFAVDQPGLYRAAFCVPRPDATAAPMPERQVPEPEVRAFTLLRDAFEGLTRAGAPLPAVRPAAGAAAWSAVHGLSLLLLDGPLRRLPAQRRNAVVETTLAMVVSGTRAL
- a CDS encoding CDP-alcohol phosphatidyltransferase family protein, with the protein product MPKPSVAELRPVVHPPGVKDRRSGEHWGGRLYMREISLRITRQLVGTRITPNQLTYVMTLAGVLAAPALLVPGIPGALLGALMVQLYLLLDCVDGEVARWKKQFSLSGVYLDRVGAYLCDAAVLVGFGLRAADLWGSGRIDWLWAFLGTLAALGAILIKAETDLVGVARHQGGLPPVKEAASEPRSSGMALARRAAGALKFHRLVLGIEASLLIVVLAIADQIRGDLFFTRLGVAVLAGIALLQTVLHLVSIMVSSRLK
- a CDS encoding iron-containing alcohol dehydrogenase family protein — encoded protein: MPVLTRLIPSPVVVDIRRGALDDLSALLADQRISSNGKIAVAISGGSGLKLRDHFAPELPGADWYPVGGGTIDEAVKLADAMRGKRYDAVVALGGGKIIDVTKYAAARVGLPLVAIATNLSHDGICSPISTLDNDNGRGSYGVPTPIALVIDLDVIRDAPVRFVRSGIGDAISNLSAIADWELSHQVTGEPVDGLAAAMARSAGEAVLRHPGGVGDDDFLVTLSEGLVMSGIAMSISGDSRPSSGACHEISHAFDLLFPARAASHGEQCGLGAAFAMHLRGAHDGSGRMVETLRRHGLPVTPEEMGFSVDEFVRAVSFAPQTRPGRFTILEHLDLSDDQIRDAYADYAKAIGS
- a CDS encoding ABC transporter ATP-binding protein; this translates as MADTDINAQRSDVPTVICDDVHIVYRVNTGGGGKGSATAALSRIVGRGKAEVSRGVRKVHAVRGVTFTAYRGEAIGLIGSNGSGKSTLLRAVAGLLPTESGRVYTDGQPSLLGVNAALMNDLTGERNVILGGLAMGMSREEVRSRYDGIVDFSGINEKGDFISLPMRTYSSGMGARLRFAIAAAKNHDVLLIDEALATGDRKFQIRSEERIRELRKEAGTVFLVSHSNKSIRDTCDRVLWLEKGQLLMDGPTDEVLKAYERETAR
- the hpnE gene encoding hydroxysqualene dehydroxylase HpnE, whose amino-acid sequence is MTHEGTGQHTRQPRAVVVGGGLAGITAALQLADAGVGVTLLEGRPRLGGLAFSFRRGDLTVDNGQHVYLRCCTAYRWFLDRVDAARLAPLQDRLDVPVLDVGHPRGPRLGRIRRDNLPVPLHLARSLATYPHLSLAERASVGRAALALRKLDPADPALDGIDFATWLGRHGQSPRTVAALWDLVGIPTLNAPAPQASMGLAAMVFKTGLLSEPGAADIGWAHVPLGELHDTRAAKELDALGVRTALRTKAERISRTEDGRWAVEVPGETLLADAVVLAVPQEETHGLLPEGALDDPDRLLDIATAPILNLHVIYDRKVLKRPFFTALGSPVQWVFDRTDSSGLTGGGQYLAVSQSAAGDEIDETVAALRAKYLPELERLLPAARGAGIRDFFVTRERTATFAPAPGVGRLRPGARTQAPGLFLAGAWTATGWPATMEGAVRSGFSAAGAALSALGRRHDHPLQEAA
- a CDS encoding glycosyltransferase family 2 protein, which translates into the protein MGNRPDDLRALIDSVAGQEGDRIEVVVVGQGTPVSGVPDWVRTVDLPDNVGIPAGRNVGIEAFGPGGTDVDVLLFLDDDGRLAHTDTAELVRQAFTADPRLGIITFRIADPVTGVTQRRHVPRLRASDPTRSSRVTTFLGGANAVRTKVFAEVGELPGEFFYAHEETDLAWRALDADWMIDYRADMVLLHPTTAPSRHASYHFNVARNRVWLARRNLPAPLVPAYLGVWLLLTLARRPSLSALKAWFGGFREGWKTPCGPRRPMRWRTVWRLTRLGRPPVV
- the hpnD gene encoding presqualene diphosphate synthase HpnD; the encoded protein is MSATVEAQPQPSAPVQAAYSYCEAVTGQQARNFAYGIRLLPTEKRQAMSALYAFSRRVDDIGDGTLAPEAKQDRLEATRDLLARVREGKIDEDDTDPVAVALADSARRFPIPLGGLDELIDGVLMDVHGATYETWDDLKVYCRCVAGAIGRISLGVFGTQPGAPGADRAPEYADTLGLALQLTNILRDVREDAGNGRTYLPADDLAKFGCGDGFGSDRPPAGADFAGLVHFEVRRARALFAEGYRLLPMLDRRSGACVAAMAGIYRRLLDRIERDPEAVLRGRVSLPGREKAYVAVRGLSGLDTRTVARRSVRRRA